From the genome of Streptomyces sp. NBC_00523:
CGTCCCTGCGCGTCCTCGGTTCGGTCGGTGAGCCGATCAACCCCGAGGCGTGGATCTGGTACCGCAAGCACATCGGTGCCGACAAGTGCCCGATCGTGGACACCTGGTGGCAGACCGAGACCGGCACGATGATGATCTCGCCGCTGCCCGGCGTCACCGAGACCAAGCCGGGAAGCGCCCAGCGCGCCCTGCCGGGCATCTCCGCGACCGTCGTGGACGACGAGGCCAACGAGGTCCCGAACGGCGGAGGCGGCTACCTGGTCCTCACCGAGCCGTGGCCGTCGATGCTCCGCACCATCTGGCGCGACGACCAGCGGTTCCTCGACACCTACTGGTCACGCTTCGAGGGCAAGTACTTCGCCGGTGACGGTGCCAAGAAGGACGAGGACGGCGACATCTGGCTGCTCGGCCGGGTGGACGACGTCATGCTGGTGTCCGGGCACAACATCTCGACCACCGAGGTCGAGTCGGCGCTCGTCTCGCACCCCTCGGTCGCCGAGGCCGCCGTGGTCGGCGCCGCCGACGAGACGACCGGTCAGGCCATCGTCGCCTTCGTCATCCTGCGGGGCACCGCGACCGCCTCCGACGAGCTGGTCGCGGAGCTGCGCAACCACGTCGGGGCGACCCTCGGCCCGATCGCCAAGCCGAAGCGCATCATGCCGGTGGCCGAGCTGCCGAAGACCCGTTCCGGCAAGATCATGCGCCGTCTGCTGCGCGACGTGGCGGAGAACAGGGCCCTGGGCGACGTCACGACCCTGACCGACTCCTCGGTCATGGATCTGATCCAGAGCCAGCTGCCGTCGGCCTCCTCCGAGGACTGACAGCGACGCACGATCCGAAGGGCACCCGGCAGCGCGCCGGGTGCCCTTCGGGCGCTTACGGTGAGAGCACCGCTCCCAAGCATCCTCACCGCCACGCCCCGCGGGTACAGTGGCAGCTGATCGACAACACGATAAGAAAATCTTCACAGGGGTGCCGGGAAGTCTGGTCGGCAAGTGCATCAGCCATGCCATCGCTGCCGTACCGACCCGGAGGTCTCCCCCCGTGGCCACACCCACCCCTACGCCCGCCGGCCCGCGCCGCACCCTTCTGGGGCGGCTGCCTCTCCCTGAGCGCAACTACGTCGCCGACGCCCTGCGTACGGAGACCGTCGGGGGCGTCATCCTGCTGGTCGCCGCCGTGGCGGCGCTGGTGTGGGCGAACACCGCGGGTTCGAGCTACTCGGCCGTCAGCGACTTCCACATCGGGCCCCAGACCCTCGGTCTGCACCTCTCCGTGGAGCACTGGGCCGCCGACGGGCTGCTCGCGGTCTTCTTCTTCGTCGCGGGCGTCGAGCTCAAACGCGAACTCGTGGCGGGAGAGCTGCGCGATCCCAAGGCCGCGGCACTCCCCGTGGCCGCCGCGCTCTGCGGCATGGCGGTCCCGGCGCTCGTCTACACCCTGGTGAACGTCTTCGGCGACGGCTCGAAGGGCGGCTGGGCAGTCCCCACGGCCACGGACATCGCCTTCGCGCTCGCCGTTCTCGCCGTCATCGGCGCCTCGCTGCCCAACGCGCTCCGGGCCTTCCTGCTGACGCTCGCCGTCGTGGACGACCTCTTCGCGATCCTCATCATCGCCGTCTTCTTCACCGAGGACATCAATTTCCTCGCGCTCGGCGGCGCCTTCCTCGGCCTGGGCCTCTTCTACCTGCTGCTCCGCCTCGGAGTGCGCGGCTGGTACGTCTACGTGCCGCTCGCCCTGGTCATCTGGGGGCTGATGTACAACAGCGGCGTCCACGCCACCATCGCCGGTGTCGCCATGGGCCTGATGCTGCGCTGCACCCGCCGCGAGGGCGAGGAGCACTCACCCGGGGAGCGCATCGGGCACCTGGTGCACCCGCTGTCGGCGGGCTTCGCCGTGCCGGTCTTCGCGCTCTTCTCCGCAGGGGTCTCCCTGTCCGGAGGCGCGCTGGGCGCTGTGTTCCAACGGCCGGAAACGCTCGGGGTCGTCCTGGGCCTCGTCGCCGGCAAGACCATCGGCGTCTTCGGCGGTACGTGGCTGACCACCAGGCTCACCAGGGCCGAGCTGAACAAGGACCTGGCCTGGGCGGACGTCTTCGCGATCGCCACCCTCGCCGGCATCGGCTTCACCGTGTCGCTGCTGATCGGGGAGCTCGCGTTCGCCGGTGACGACGACATGATCAACGAGATCAAGGCGTCGGTTCTCGTCGGCTCCCTCATTGCCGCCGTACTCTCCGGTGTACTGCTCAAACTCCGGGTACGCAGATACAGGGCACTGACCGACGCCGAGGAACTCGACGAGGACGGTTCAGGGGTGCCGGACGTCTACGAACAGGACGATCCGGCCTACCACCTGAGGATGGCCGCCATCTACGAGGAGAAGGCGGCCGAGCACCGCCGCCTTGCCCGACTGGCGGGGGCAGCGAGCAACAGGCCGGACAGTCCGGCATGATCTGACATCGGACGTGTTGAACAGGAGAGGGAGTCAGGGATGAGCGACCCCGGCAATTACGCGGGCAGCGCCGACCGCAGTCTCGGCCAGCTGGTCGCGTCGGCGACGGCCGAACTGTCGGCGCTGGTGCACGACGAAATCGCCCTGGCCAAGGCCGAGGTGCGGCAGGACGTCAAGCGCGGCGTCATCGGCAGCGTGGCGTTCATCGTCACGGGCGTGCTGATCCTGTTCGCGATCCCGGTGCTGAGCTTCGCGGCCGCGTACGGCATCCACAACCTGGGACTGGGCCTCGCCTGGTCGTTCCTGATCGTGGGCGGCGCGTTCATCCTGCTGGGCATTCTGCTCGCGCTCTTCGGGTACGCGAAGATCAAGAAGGTCAAGCCGCCGGAGAAGTCCATCGCCTCCGCCAAGCAGACCGCCGCCGTCCTCCAGGGCGTCAAGCCGCACCCGCGCCCCGAGACCGCCGCCGACGCGATCCTCCCGGTGGGTGGCAGCACCCGCTCCGACCGCGCCATCGAGAGCGCACCGGTCCAGGACAAGGCGTCGGCTGTGGCACGCTCGTCCACATGACCGTTCCCGCACCGTCCGCCCCGGCCGGCGGCCCCGTCCGCCTCGACGGCCCCTGGACCCACCGGGACGTCGCGGCGAACGGCGCCCGCTTCCACATCGCCGAAATGGGTGAAGGGCCGCTGGTCCTCCTCCTGCACGGCTTCCCGCAGTTCTGGTGGACCTGGCGCCACCAGCTGCCCGCGCTCGCCGAGGCAGGGTTCCGGGCCGTGGCGATGGACCTGCGCGGCGTCGGCGGCAGCGACCGCACGCCCCGGGGCTACGACCCCGCCAACCTGGCGCTCGACATCACGGGGGTGGTCAGGTCCCTCGGCGAGCCGGACGCCGCCCTCGTCGGCCACGACATGGGCGGGTACCTGGCCTGGACGGCCGCCGTGATGCGCCCGAAGCTGGTGCGCCGGCTGGTCGTCTCCTCGATGCCCCACCCGCGGCGGTGGCGCTCCTCGATGCTCTCCGACTTCGCGCAGTCCCGGGCCGGCTCGTACATCTGGGGCTTCCAGCGGCCCTGGGTGCCGGAGCGTCAGCTCGTCGCCGACAACGGCGCCTTGGTGGGCCGGCTGATCAGCGAGTGGGCGGGACCGGGACCGGGCAAGGCGGAGTTCCCCGACGAGACGACGCTGGGCGTCTACCGGCGGGCCATGACGATCCCCTCGACGGCGCACTGCTCGATCGAGCCGTACCGCTGGATGGTGCGCTCGCTGGCGCGCCCGGACGGCATCCAGTTCAACCGGCGCATGAAGCGGCCCGTTCGGGTGCCGACGCTGCACCTTCACGGTTCACTCGATCCGGCGGTCCGCACGCGCAGCTCGGCCGGGTCCGGCGAGTACGTCGAGGCGCCCTACCGTTGGCGACTTTTCGACGGTCTGGGCCACTTCCCCCACGAGGAGGATCCGGCGGGGTTCTCGGCCGAACTCATCAACTGGCTCAAGGATTCCGAGCCGGATCGCTAGCCGTTCTGGCACACATGTCCTACGAACGGCCACGTGCCTGGCGCATAAGCCAATTGGCTGACGGATAGGCGGTTACGGACCATGAGGCACGGGCAGACGTCCGGGTATGGGCTGGACGCACGACTTCGGTGACGCAGCACGCAACCGTCGCTCGACCGCCACGGCGGATCCGGGCATTCACGAGGGGGACGGCCTTCAGGGCCGGGTGCACGCTTTGCACGTCATGCATGATCCTCGGCTCGGCATCTCACGCATCCTCCGCCGCAGGGCCCGCTGGGTCTCGGCGCGGCTGCGCCATCCTCGTAACTGACGTACCCGCGGGCACCACCGCGGACCTCTAGAGCGCGCACCCCTGGCTGTCGACCTGCTGGTTGGCGGTACGGCCCTGCGTGATGTCGTCGCGGATCTCGTCCGCCGTCAGCGCGTAGCCCGTGTCCGGGTCGTCGAGCGACTTCGCGAACACGACTCCGTACACCTTGCCCTCGGGGGTCAGCAGCGGGCCGCCGGAGTTGCCCTGGCGGACCGTGGTGTAGAGCGAGTACACATCACGGCGGACCGTGCCCCGGTGGTAGATGTCGGGGCCGTTGGCATCGATGCGGGCCCGGACGCGCGCGGAGCGTACGTCGTACGAGCCGTTCTCCGGGAAGCCCGCGACGATGGCGCTGTCGCCCGTCTCCGCGTCGCTGTCGGGGCCGGTGAACCGCAGCGGCTTCACGTCGAGGTCCGGGACGTCGAGTACGGCGATGTCGCGCCGCCAGTCGTAGAGGACGACCTTCGCGTCGTACAGGCGTCCCTGGCCGCCGATCTGCACGGTCGGCTCGTCCACGCCGCCGACGACGTGCGCGTTGGTCATCACCCGGCGGTCGGAGAACACGAACCCGGTGCCTTCGAGGACCTTGCCGCAGCTCGGGGCCGTACCCACGACCTTCACAATGGACTGTTTGGCGCGCGCGGCGACGGGGCTGCCGACCAGCGCCGGGTCGGGGGCCCTGACCTCGGTGATGGGCTCGTTGGCGAACGGGCTGAAGACCTGCGGGAAGCCGTTCTGCGCGAGGACCGAGGAGAAGTCCGTGAACCAGGTGGACGCCTGGGGCGGCATCACCCGGGAGACGCCCAGCAGGACCGAGGAGCTGCGGACCTCCTTGCCCAGCGTCGGCAGCGAGGTGCCCGCCAGGGCGGAGCCGATCAGCCAGGCGACGAGCAGCATCGCCACCACGTTGACCAGGGCGCCGCCGGTCGCGTCCAGGGCGCGCGCGGGCGACCACGTGATGTGGCGGCGGAGTTTGTTGCCCAGATGGGTGGTGAACGCCTGGCCGATCGACGCGCACACGATGACGATGACGACCGCGACGACGGCCGCGGTGGAGGAGACCTCCGAACCGTCCGTCATCTGGTCCCACAGAACCGGCAGGAGGTAGACGGCGACGAGACCGCCGCCCAGGAACCCGATCACCGACAGAATGCCGACGACGAACCCCTGGCGATAGCCGATGACCGCGAACCACACGGCTCCGGCCAGCAGCAGGATGTCCAGCACGTTCACCGTCTATAGCCTCGCAGATTCGTCACCGGGCCCGTACGTCTCCGTGGCCGGGCGGTCCCGGATCGGCGGAGCACGGAAGTCAGCCTGTCATGCGCGCCAGTCGAGCGGCACCTGCCTGGCTCTGTCCCACGGGCGTTCCCAGCCCGCGAAGTGCAGAATCCGGTCGATCACGCCGGCCGTGAACCCCCAGACGAGTGCTGATTCGACCAGAAATGCCGGGCCTCGGTGACCGCTGGGGTGGACCGCCGTCGCCCGGTTGGCCGGGTCCGTGAGATCCGCCACGGGGACCGTGAAGACCCGTGCCGTCTCGCCCGGGTCGACCACGTCGACCGGGCTGGGCGTCCGCCACCAGCCCAGGACCGGCGTCACCACGAAGCTGCTCACGGGGATGTAGAGACGGGGCAGCACACCAAAGATCTGCACCCCGCGCGGATCGAGGCCGGTCTCCTCCTCCGCCTCGCGCAGGGCGGCCCTGAGCGGCCCGGTCGTCGCCTGGTCGCCGTCCTCCGGGTCGAGCGAGCCGCCGGGGAACGACGGCTGGCCGGGATGGGAGCGCAGGCTTCCGGCGCGCTCCATCAGAAGCAGCTCCGGGCCGCGCGCGCCCTCTCCGAACAGGACGAGCACGGCCGACTGGCGTCCCGCCCCGTTCTCCGGCGGCAGGAAGCGGCTGAGCTGCTGCGGCCGCACCGTGCGCGCGGCACGGGCGACGGGGTCGAGCCAGTCGGGCAGCCCCTCCTCCGAAACCATGACCGCAGGGCCGTCCGGCCCACCGCGCTCCGTGCCGGTCTCATGCGTCTTCATAGGCACCCCTCCGTCTCACAACGCCCGTCGTCCCGCGATTCGTTCCGCAGCGGCGGTCCGCGTCAGTCGGCGCCCAGGGGAGGTGCCGGGCTTCCCGGGTAGTCCGGCGGCGGGCTCAGCCGCTGGCCCGGCTTGCCGCCCATCTCGTACTTCAGGAGCTTGCGGGCCTTCTCCGGGTCCGTCTCGCCCTCACCGTACGACGGGCACAACGGGGCGATCGGGCAGGCGCCGCAGGCGGGCTTGCGGGCGTGGCAGACGCGGCGGCCATGGAAAATGACGCGGTGCGAGAGCATGGTCCACTCGCTCCTGGGGAAGATCGCCGCGACCTCCGCCTCGACCTTCTCCGGGTCCTCCTGCTCGGTCCACTTCCACCGCCGGACCAACCGCCCGAAATGGGTGTCTACGGTAATTCCAGGCACTCCGAAGGCATTGCCCAACACGACGTTGGCCGTCTTGCGGCCGACCCCCGGCAGCTTCACGAGATCCGCGAGCCTCCCCGGCACCTCGCCGCCGAAGTCGTCGCGGAGCGCGGCGGACAGCCCGAGCAGCGACCTCGCCTTGGCCCGGAAGAAGCCGGTGGGCCGGATGATCTCCTCCAGCTTCTCCGGAACGGCGGCGGCCATGTCCTCGGGGGTGGGGTAGGCGGCGAAGAGGGCGGGCGTCGTCTGGTTGACCCTCAGGTCGGTGGTCTGGGCGGAGAGAACCGTGGCGACGAGCAGTTCGAACGGATTCCGGAAGTCCAGCTCCGGATGGGCGTACGGGTAGACCTCGGCGAGCTCGCGGTTGATCCGGCGGGCGCGGCGGACCATGGCCAGATGCGATTCGGGCCGCCCCGGCTTCTTCTTCGGCGCGGCCGCTCCGGCGGACCGGCTCTTCGCCGCCCCGGAGCCGCTTTCGGTCGATTTCTTCAGGTTTTTCCTCTTGCTCGCACCCTGTTCGCCCACAGCGGAATCACGCCCCTCCGACACCCCATCAGCCCCCTTGGCCTGCGCTCTCACCGGCAATCCGGACACTCGGCCAGCCTAGAGCCCGGCACTGACATCCGCCCCGGTCACGGGTGATCCGCCCCCAATCGGCCCCCTGCCGTACCCCTCGGCACGCGCGTGCGTCAAACTGGTTTGTGATTGATCGCACTGTTTTACCGTCCGGCATGATGGGGACCACGGTTCCCTGAACAGGCCGACAAGGAGAGAACTCGTGGACGACGTTCTGCGGCGCGCCCCGCTTTTCGCGGCGCTCGATGACGAGCAGGCCGCGGAGCTCCGCGCCTCGATGAGTGAGGTGACCCTCGCGCGCGGTGACGCGCTCTTCCACGAGGGTGACCCGGGTGACCGCCTCTACGTGGTCACCGAGGGCAAGGTGAAGCTCCACCGCACCTCCCCCGACGGTCGCGAGAACATGCTGGCGGTCCTCGGCCCCGGCGAGCTGATCGGTGAGCTCTCGCTCTTCGACCCGGGCCCGCGCACCGCCACCGCCACCGCGCTGACCGAGGTCAAGCTCCTCGGCCTCGGCCACGGCGACCTCCAGCCCTGGCTCAACGCGCGCCCCGAGGTGGCCACGGCCCTCCTGCGTGCCGTCGCCCGGCGCCTGCGCAAGACCAACGACCAGATGTCCGACCTGGTCTTCTCCGATGTGCCCGGCCGCGTCGCCCGCGCCCTCCTGGACCTGTCGCGCCGCTTCGGCGTCCAGTCCGAGGAAGGCATCCACGTGGTGCACGACCTGACGCAGGAGGAGCTGGCCCAGCTGGTCGGCGCTTCCCGCGAGACGGTCAACAAGGCCCTCGCCGACTTCGCCGGCCGCGGCTGGCTGCGCCTGGAGGCCCGCGCGGTGATCCTCCTGGACGTGGAGCGGCTGGCCAAGCGGTCGCGCTGACCCGTCGTACGCCATGAGTGAGGGGCCCCGCCGACAGCCGGCCGGGCCCCTCTTCTCATGCATGCCTGTCAGATCAGCCCGTGCTCGGTCAGGTAGTCCAGCTGCGCCCGCACCGACAGCTCCGCCGCCGGCCACAGCGAACGGTCCACGTCCGCGTAGACATGGGCCACGACCTCGGACGAGGTCCGGTAGCCCGATTCCACCGCGGTCTCCACCTGGGCCAGCCGGTGCGCGCGATGGGCGAGATAGAACTCGACCGCCCCCTGCGCGTCGTCCAGGACGGGCCCGTGGCCGGGCAGCACCGTATGGACCCCGTCGTCCACCGTCAGCGAGCGCAGCCGCCGCAGCGAGTCGAGGTAGTCCCCGAGCCGCCCGTCCGGGTGCGCCACCAGCGTCGTCCCGCGTCCGAGGATCGTGTCGCCGGTCAGCACCGCCTGATCGGCCGGCAGGTGGAACGACAGCGAGTCCGCCGTGTGGCCCGGCGTCGGCACCACGTACATCTCCAGGCCGCCGGTCGTGATCACGTCACCCGTGCTCAGGCCCTCGTCACCGAGCCGCAGCTCCGGGTCGAGCGCGCGCACCTTGGTCCCGGTCAGCTCCGCGAACCGCGCCGCGCCCTCCGCGTGGTCGGGGTGGCCGTGGGTGAGGAGCGTCAGCGCGATCCGGCGGCCCGCCCGCTCGGCGGTGTCGATGACGGCCCGCAGATGGGCGTCGTCCAGCGGGCCCGGGTCGATGACCACCGCGAGGTCCGAGTCGGGCTCGGCGACGATCCACGTGTTGGTCCCGTCCAGCGTCATCGGCGAGGGGTTGGGCGCCAGGACGTTGACCGTACGGGCCGTGGCGGGACCGGACAGCACACTGCCGCGCGGCTGTCCGGGCAGCGCCGCCGCGTCACTCATGCCGCACCGCCTTCCGCGTCGCCCTTTTGCTCCCCGCCGTGCGTTTCGTCCGCCCCGGCCGTGGAGACGTGCTTGGTGAATTCCTCGTGCCCCGGCCAGCTCAGCACCAGCTCGTCACCGTCCAGACGCGCCTGCGCGAGTACGGGGGTGAGGTCCTGGTCCGACGCCGCCTCCAGCGCCCGCGCGGCGGTGGCGTACGGCCGCAGTGTCCGCAGCGTCGCCACGGTCGGCGGCATCATCAGCAGCTCGCCCCGGTCGTATCCGTCGGCCGCGTCGCCCGGGGTGATCCACACCGTGCGGTCGGCCTCCGTCGAGGCGTTCCGGGTGCGCTGGCCCGCAGGGAGCGCGGCGACGAAGAACCAGGTGTCGTAGCGGCGCGGCTCGAACTCCGGAGTGATCCAGCGCGCCCACGCGCCCAGCAGGTCCGAGCGCAGCACCAGCCCGCGCCGCTCCAGGAATCCGGCGAACGACAGCTCCCGGGCGACCAGCGCCGCGCGGTCGGCCTCCCAGTCGTCGCCGGTGGTGTCGGTGACGACGGTCTCCGGCGTCGGACCGGCCAGCAGGACGCCGGCCTCCTCGTACGTCTCGCGGACCGCGGCGCAGACGATCGCCTGCGCCTCCTTTGGCGTGCCGACCCCCAGCCGGTGCGCCCAGGTCTCCAGCGCGGGCCCGGCCCAGCGGACGAGCCGGTCGTCGTCGCGCGGGTCGACGCCGCCACCCGGATAGGCGTACGCCCCTCCGGCGAAGGCCATCGAGGTGCGCCGGCGCAGCATGTGGACGGCGGGCGCGCCCCCTGCGCCGGTGGCGTCGTCCCGGAGCAGCATCACGGTGGCGGCCCGCCGGGGCTCGGCGGCCGTCAGCTCGCCTGCGGCGAGGGCCCTGATCCGGCCGGGCCATTCCGGGGGGTACCACTGACCATTGGACATGGCCGGAGGCTATCCGGAACCGCGTCGATGTTCGAGGGGTCCCCGGATCCGTACATGGCGTGTACACACAAGATCCCGCCCGGTCCTCACGGCCGGACGGGATCAGGGGCGGAGACGGTACGGATCAGACTCCGGTCAGCTCGACCTGGATCTCGACCTCGACCGGCGCGTCCAGCGGCAGCACGGCGACGCCCACGGCGCTGCGGGCGTGCACACCCTTGTCCCCGAGGACCTCACCGAGCAGCTCGCTCGCACCGTTGATCACACCGGGCTGGCCGGTGAAGTCGGTGGCCGAGGCGACGAAGCCGACGACCTTCACGACCCGGGCGATGCGGTCCAGGTCGCCCGCGACCGACTTCACGGCGGCGAGGGCGTTCAGCGCGCAGGTCTTCGCGAGCTCCTTGGCCTCGTCGGCCGTGACCTCGGCGCCGACCTTGCCGGTCACCGCCAGCTTGCCGTCGACCATGGGCAGCTGACCGGACGTGTACACGTACACCCCGGACTGCACGGCCGGCTGGTACGAGGCCAGCGGCGGTACGACGGCCGGCAGCGGCAGTCCCAGCTCGGCGAGCTTCGCCTCGACGGCGCCCGCCACTACTGCTTCTCCCGCTTCAGGTAGGCCACGAGCTGCTCGGGGTTGTTCGGGCCGGGAACGACCTGGACCAGCTCCCAGCCGTCCTCGCCCCAGGTGTCCAGAATCTGCTTGGTCGCGTGCACGAGAAGGGGCACGGTCGCGTATTCCCACTTGGTCATGGCCCGACTGTAATGCCTGCGCAATCCAGGGCACGCGCAGCCTCGTGCGTAGCCTGCGGTGCGACTGGTTAGGCTCGAATACGTGAGCAGGTTCCAGGTCGTCAGCGGCAAGGGCGGTACCGGTAAGACCACGGTCGCCGCCGCCCTCGCGCTCGCCCTCGCGGCCGAGGGCAGGCGCACCCTCCTCGTGGAGGTAGAGGGCAGACAGGGCATCGCCCAGCTCTTCGAGGCGGACTCCCTCCCCTACGAGGAGCGCAGGATCGCCGTCGCTCCGGGCGGCGGCGAGGTCTACGCACTCGCCATCGACGCGGAGCTGGCGCTCCTCGACTACCTCCAGATGTTCTACAAGCTCGGCAGCGCGGGCCGGGCGCTCAAGAAGCTCGGCGCGATCGACTTCGCCACCACCATCGCGCCCGGGGTGCGGGACGTCCTGCTGACGGGCAAGGCGTGCGAGGCGGTCCGCCGCAAGGACCGGCAGAACCGGTTCGTCTACGACTACGTGATCATGGACGCCCCGCCGACCGGCCGCATCACGCGCTTCCTCAACGTGAACGACGAGGTGGCCGGGCTCGCTCGGATCGGCCCGATACACAATCAGGCGCAGGCCGTGATGCGGGTGCTGAAGTCCCCGGAGACCGCGGTGCACCTGGTGACGCTGCTGGAGGAGATGCCGGTCCAGGAGACCGCGGACGGCATCGCGGAGCTGCGCGCCGCCGAGCTGCCGGTGGGCCGGGTCATCGTGAACATGGTGCGCCCGCAGCTGCTGGACGGGGACGCGCTGCGCGCCACGGTGGGCGGACGGCGCAAGGAGATCGCCAAGACGCTGACGCGGGCGGGCGTGACCGGCGCGGCGGGGCTCGTACGCCCGCTGGTCGAGCAGGCCGCCGAGCACACCCAGCGGGTCGCGCTGGAGCGTGAGCAGCGCGGCGTGCTGGCCGGGCTCGGTCTGCCGGGGTACGAGCTGCCGCTGATGGGCGAGGGGGTGGACCGGGCCGGGCTCGACCACCTGGCGGCCGCCCTCCGCGAACAGGGCGCGGGCCAACCGGGAGCCGGACGAGGGGCGGGTTCATGACAGCGCGCACGAAGACGGGGACGGAGAGCAGTGCCGAGGGCGACGCGGCGGATCCCGTACCGGCTCTGGACACCGACGCCCTGATCGATGATCCGGGCATCCGGATCATCGTCTGCTGCGGTTCCGGCGGCGTCGGCAAGACGACCACCGCCGCGGCGCTCGGGGTGCGGGCGGCGGAGCGCGGCCGCAAGGTCGTCGTCCTCACCATCGACCCGGCCCGCAGGCTCGCCCAGTCCATGGGCATCGACTCGCTGGACAACGTCCCGCGCCGGGTGAAGGGCATCGAGGGCTCCGGTGAGCTGCACGCCATGATGCTCGACATGAAGCGGACCTTCGACGAGATCGTCGAGGCGCACGCGGACGGCGAGCGGGCCCGCGCGATCCTGGAGAACCCCTTCTACCAGTCCCTGTCGGCGGGCTTCGCGGGCACGCAGGAGTACATGGCGATGGAGAAGCTGGGGCAGCTCCGGGCGCGGGACGAATGGGACCTGATCGTCGTGGACACCCCGCCGTCGCGGTCCGCGCTGGACTTCCTGGACGCCCCGAAGCGTCTGGGGTCGTTCCTGGACGGGAAGTTCATCAAGCTGCTGATGGCGCCCGCGAAGATGGGCGGCCGCGCGGGGATGAAGTTCCTCAACGTGGGCATGTCGATGATGACCGGGACCCTGGGCAAGCTGCTGGGCGGTCAGTTCCTGCGTGACGTACAGACGTTCGTCGCCGCGATGGACACCATGTTCGGCGGCTTCCGTACCCGGGCGGACGCCACGTACAAACTCCTTCAGGCGCCCGGTACGGCGTTTCTCGTCGTCGCGACTCCGGAGCGGGACGCGCTGCGCGAGGCGGCGTACTTCGTGGAGCGCCTGGCCGCGGAGGACATGCCGCTCGCGGGGCTGGTGCTCAACCGGGTCCACGGCAGCGAGGCGGCGCGGCTCTCCGCCGAGCAGGCGCTGGCCGGCGCGGAGAAACTTGAAGCAGAAAATCTTGAAACCGACGGCATTGTGGATCAGGCGGCCGGGAAGGCTGGACTGCGTGAGCCCGCCGACTCCCCCGCGGCCGGGCACGCACCCACCACGGACTCCGAACCCCGGCCGGACAACACGGCAGCCGTCACCACCGAAGAACTGACCGCGGGCCTGCTCCGTCTGCATGCCGAGCGGATGCAGGTGGTCGCGCGCGAACAGAACACACGCGACCGCTTCACCGCGCTGCACCCCGAGGTGGCCGTGACCGCCGTGGCCGCGCTGCCCGGAGACGTCCATGACCTCTCGGGCCTGCGCACCATCGGGGACCGCCTCGCGACCGGTTCCGCACCGGCCGGAGCTGCCTAGCCCCTCGTCCTACGTAAGCCGTACAGCGTACGGACCGCCGGGGACTAGCCGACGGCGGCGAACGTCTCGTGCAGCTCCTCGCTGCCCTCCAGCCCGATCGCCACGGGCAGGATGCCCGAGGCACGCTCGTACTCACTGCGGGCGGTCTCCAGCAGCCGGCGCCACGACGTCACCGTCGGCCGCCTGCGCAGCAGCGCGCGGCGCTCCCGCTCGGTCATCCCGCCCCACACGCCGAATTCGACGCGGTTGTCCAGCGCGTCGGCCAGGCACTCGGTCCGCAC
Proteins encoded in this window:
- a CDS encoding Crp/Fnr family transcriptional regulator encodes the protein MDDVLRRAPLFAALDDEQAAELRASMSEVTLARGDALFHEGDPGDRLYVVTEGKVKLHRTSPDGRENMLAVLGPGELIGELSLFDPGPRTATATALTEVKLLGLGHGDLQPWLNARPEVATALLRAVARRLRKTNDQMSDLVFSDVPGRVARALLDLSRRFGVQSEEGIHVVHDLTQEELAQLVGASRETVNKALADFAGRGWLRLEARAVILLDVERLAKRSR
- a CDS encoding NUDIX hydrolase, whose protein sequence is MKTHETGTERGGPDGPAVMVSEEGLPDWLDPVARAARTVRPQQLSRFLPPENGAGRQSAVLVLFGEGARGPELLLMERAGSLRSHPGQPSFPGGSLDPEDGDQATTGPLRAALREAEEETGLDPRGVQIFGVLPRLYIPVSSFVVTPVLGWWRTPSPVDVVDPGETARVFTVPVADLTDPANRATAVHPSGHRGPAFLVESALVWGFTAGVIDRILHFAGWERPWDRARQVPLDWRA
- a CDS encoding MarP family serine protease gives rise to the protein MNVLDILLLAGAVWFAVIGYRQGFVVGILSVIGFLGGGLVAVYLLPVLWDQMTDGSEVSSTAAVVAVVIVIVCASIGQAFTTHLGNKLRRHITWSPARALDATGGALVNVVAMLLVAWLIGSALAGTSLPTLGKEVRSSSVLLGVSRVMPPQASTWFTDFSSVLAQNGFPQVFSPFANEPITEVRAPDPALVGSPVAARAKQSIVKVVGTAPSCGKVLEGTGFVFSDRRVMTNAHVVGGVDEPTVQIGGQGRLYDAKVVLYDWRRDIAVLDVPDLDVKPLRFTGPDSDAETGDSAIVAGFPENGSYDVRSARVRARIDANGPDIYHRGTVRRDVYSLYTTVRQGNSGGPLLTPEGKVYGVVFAKSLDDPDTGYALTADEIRDDITQGRTANQQVDSQGCAL
- the nhaA gene encoding Na+/H+ antiporter NhaA, with translation MATPTPTPAGPRRTLLGRLPLPERNYVADALRTETVGGVILLVAAVAALVWANTAGSSYSAVSDFHIGPQTLGLHLSVEHWAADGLLAVFFFVAGVELKRELVAGELRDPKAAALPVAAALCGMAVPALVYTLVNVFGDGSKGGWAVPTATDIAFALAVLAVIGASLPNALRAFLLTLAVVDDLFAILIIAVFFTEDINFLALGGAFLGLGLFYLLLRLGVRGWYVYVPLALVIWGLMYNSGVHATIAGVAMGLMLRCTRREGEEHSPGERIGHLVHPLSAGFAVPVFALFSAGVSLSGGALGAVFQRPETLGVVLGLVAGKTIGVFGGTWLTTRLTRAELNKDLAWADVFAIATLAGIGFTVSLLIGELAFAGDDDMINEIKASVLVGSLIAAVLSGVLLKLRVRRYRALTDAEELDEDGSGVPDVYEQDDPAYHLRMAAIYEEKAAEHRRLARLAGAASNRPDSPA
- a CDS encoding phage holin family protein, which gives rise to MSDPGNYAGSADRSLGQLVASATAELSALVHDEIALAKAEVRQDVKRGVIGSVAFIVTGVLILFAIPVLSFAAAYGIHNLGLGLAWSFLIVGGAFILLGILLALFGYAKIKKVKPPEKSIASAKQTAAVLQGVKPHPRPETAADAILPVGGSTRSDRAIESAPVQDKASAVARSST
- the nth gene encoding endonuclease III; the protein is MGEQGASKRKNLKKSTESGSGAAKSRSAGAAAPKKKPGRPESHLAMVRRARRINRELAEVYPYAHPELDFRNPFELLVATVLSAQTTDLRVNQTTPALFAAYPTPEDMAAAVPEKLEEIIRPTGFFRAKARSLLGLSAALRDDFGGEVPGRLADLVKLPGVGRKTANVVLGNAFGVPGITVDTHFGRLVRRWKWTEQEDPEKVEAEVAAIFPRSEWTMLSHRVIFHGRRVCHARKPACGACPIAPLCPSYGEGETDPEKARKLLKYEMGGKPGQRLSPPPDYPGSPAPPLGAD
- a CDS encoding alpha/beta fold hydrolase, translated to MTVPAPSAPAGGPVRLDGPWTHRDVAANGARFHIAEMGEGPLVLLLHGFPQFWWTWRHQLPALAEAGFRAVAMDLRGVGGSDRTPRGYDPANLALDITGVVRSLGEPDAALVGHDMGGYLAWTAAVMRPKLVRRLVVSSMPHPRRWRSSMLSDFAQSRAGSYIWGFQRPWVPERQLVADNGALVGRLISEWAGPGPGKAEFPDETTLGVYRRAMTIPSTAHCSIEPYRWMVRSLARPDGIQFNRRMKRPVRVPTLHLHGSLDPAVRTRSSAGSGEYVEAPYRWRLFDGLGHFPHEEDPAGFSAELINWLKDSEPDR